A genomic window from Lycium barbarum isolate Lr01 chromosome 4, ASM1917538v2, whole genome shotgun sequence includes:
- the LOC132637636 gene encoding uncharacterized protein LOC132637636, with amino-acid sequence MVFSCLITELCGRALVPSLLEIDQTTRAAHVGDWRLIKKGDEDDDGIQKLGDDDETQFELSSSHSEHGAAPEQTIPVAASTDTIASTTAASATATDSVPVNVEATTTTTYATTADASSMPVDATVSATAMPPPPLAATPMTSASAIASSVPP; translated from the coding sequence ATGGTATTCTCGTGTCTCATCACAGAACTATGTGGGAGAGCGTTAGTACCATCTCTTCTCGAGATAGACCAGACTACCAGAGCAGCTCATGTGGGAGACTGGAGGTTGATTAAGAAGggagatgaggatgatgatgggATACAGAAGCTCGGTGATGACGACGAGACTCAGTTCGAGTTGAGTTCGAGCCATAGTGAGCATGGTGCTGCCCCTGAGCAGACTATTCCCGTAGCTGCTAGTACTGATACTATAGCTAGTACTACTGCTGCCTCTGCCACCGCTACTGACTCGGTTCCGGTGAATGTTGAGGCTACTACCACTACTACTTATGCCACTACCGCTGATGCGAGTTCAATGCCTGTTGATGCCACAGTTTCAGCTACTGCTATGCCGCCACCACCACTTGCTGCCACGCCCATGACTTCTGCGAGTGCCATTGCTTCGTCTGTTCCACCATGA